From a region of the Nonlabens dokdonensis DSW-6 genome:
- a CDS encoding ATP-dependent Clp protease ATP-binding subunit, whose translation MDDNFSPRVKDVIAYSKEEALRLGHDFIGTEHLMLGLLRDGDGKAIEILTNLSVDLDNLRRKVEILSPANPNVSAAVNEKKNLHLTRQAERALKTTFLEAKLFQSTSINTAHLLLCILRNENDPTTKLLNKLKVDYDNVKDEFKLILSQEDGYVEDVSAASFSDDNDGDEMQDGGKENLFSPSSDKKTNKKSKTPVLDNFGRDLTRMAEDDKLDPVVGRSEEIQRVSQILSRRKKNNPLLIGEPGVGKSAIAEGLALRIIQKKVSRTLFDKRVITLDLASLVAGTKYRGQFEERMKAVMNELEKNDDIILFIDEIHTIVGAGGAAGSLDASNMFKPALARGELQCIGATTLDEYRNSIEKDGALERRFQKVMVEPTSVEETVAILNNIKGKYEEHHNVIYTDEAILACVKLTNRYMTDRFLPDKAIDALDEAGSRIHITNIEVPEQIVEIEKQLEEVKVEKNSVVKKQKYELAAKLRDDEKKLEQRLVEAQEAWEEASKLHKDTVTEENVAEVVSMMTGIPVSRIATKELKKLSNLNESIGDLVIGQDKAVKQVVKAIQRNRAGLKDPNKPIGSFIFLGQTGVGKTQLAKVLASELFDSENSLIRIDMSEYMEKFAISRLIGAPPGYVGYEEGGQLTEKVRRKPYAVILLDEIEKAHPDVFNMLLQVLDDGYLTDSLGRKIDFRNTIIIMTSNVGARKLKDFGASGVGFGTAARKSAESDNARGIIQSALKKTFAPEFLNRIDDVIVFNALEREDIHKIIDIELAKLFARIEDLGYHLNLSDKAKDYISDKGFDKEYGARPLKRAIQKYIEDHLAEEIVNSQLQEGDTIFMDLDEKKNELIVKIEKPSKEEEEESKKE comes from the coding sequence ATGGACGATAATTTTTCACCCAGAGTAAAAGACGTAATCGCCTATAGTAAGGAAGAAGCCTTACGATTAGGCCATGATTTTATAGGAACAGAACATTTAATGTTAGGATTATTAAGAGATGGCGATGGAAAAGCTATCGAGATCTTGACAAACTTATCAGTAGATTTAGACAACTTAAGACGAAAAGTAGAGATTTTAAGCCCTGCAAATCCCAATGTAAGCGCAGCAGTTAATGAAAAGAAGAATCTTCATTTAACAAGACAGGCAGAGCGTGCTCTTAAAACAACTTTTCTAGAGGCTAAGTTGTTCCAGAGTACTTCCATCAACACGGCCCATTTATTATTATGCATTCTACGCAATGAGAATGACCCTACAACAAAGCTTTTAAATAAGCTCAAAGTAGATTATGATAATGTAAAAGATGAATTTAAATTGATTCTCTCTCAGGAAGATGGTTATGTAGAAGATGTAAGTGCTGCTTCTTTTAGCGATGATAATGATGGAGATGAAATGCAGGATGGTGGAAAAGAAAACTTATTCTCTCCTAGTTCTGACAAGAAGACAAATAAAAAATCAAAGACGCCAGTATTAGACAATTTCGGTCGTGACTTAACAAGAATGGCCGAAGATGATAAACTTGATCCTGTTGTAGGAAGAAGTGAAGAAATTCAACGAGTTTCTCAAATATTGAGCCGTCGTAAGAAGAATAATCCGCTATTAATAGGAGAACCTGGAGTAGGTAAAAGTGCGATTGCCGAAGGTCTTGCTTTGCGTATTATTCAGAAAAAAGTGTCTCGTACCTTGTTTGACAAAAGGGTCATAACCCTTGATCTAGCGAGTCTAGTAGCTGGCACAAAATATCGAGGTCAGTTTGAGGAGCGTATGAAAGCTGTAATGAATGAGCTAGAAAAAAATGATGACATTATTCTTTTTATAGACGAAATTCATACCATAGTAGGTGCTGGAGGCGCTGCAGGTTCACTTGACGCCTCAAATATGTTTAAACCTGCTCTTGCTAGAGGTGAGTTGCAATGTATAGGTGCTACTACCCTAGACGAGTATAGAAATAGTATTGAAAAGGATGGCGCTTTAGAAAGACGTTTTCAGAAGGTTATGGTAGAACCTACTTCTGTAGAGGAAACTGTTGCTATTCTTAACAATATAAAAGGTAAGTACGAGGAACATCACAATGTTATTTATACCGATGAAGCTATTCTTGCTTGTGTAAAATTGACCAATCGTTATATGACTGATCGTTTTTTACCAGACAAAGCTATTGATGCTCTAGATGAAGCTGGTTCTCGTATTCACATCACTAACATTGAAGTACCAGAACAAATCGTAGAGATTGAAAAGCAACTTGAAGAAGTAAAAGTTGAAAAAAATAGCGTAGTTAAGAAGCAGAAATATGAACTGGCTGCAAAGTTGCGTGATGATGAAAAAAAGTTAGAACAAAGACTTGTAGAAGCTCAAGAAGCATGGGAAGAAGCTTCTAAGCTTCATAAAGATACCGTAACAGAAGAAAATGTTGCTGAAGTAGTAAGCATGATGACTGGTATTCCAGTAAGTCGTATCGCTACTAAAGAATTGAAAAAACTGAGTAATTTAAACGAGTCTATTGGAGACTTAGTTATCGGTCAAGATAAAGCGGTAAAGCAAGTAGTAAAAGCTATTCAGCGTAACAGAGCAGGTCTTAAAGATCCTAACAAACCTATCGGTTCTTTTATTTTCCTAGGTCAGACTGGTGTTGGAAAAACTCAACTCGCTAAAGTTCTCGCTAGTGAACTATTCGATTCTGAAAACTCTCTCATTAGAATAGATATGAGTGAGTACATGGAGAAATTTGCTATTTCACGATTAATCGGTGCACCTCCAGGATATGTAGGTTATGAAGAAGGTGGTCAACTTACTGAAAAAGTAAGACGTAAGCCGTATGCTGTAATCTTACTAGACGAGATTGAAAAAGCACATCCAGACGTATTTAACATGTTATTGCAGGTTTTAGATGATGGTTACTTAACAGACAGTCTAGGTAGAAAAATTGATTTTAGAAATACGATCATCATCATGACTTCTAACGTAGGTGCTAGAAAATTAAAAGACTTTGGTGCTTCTGGTGTAGGTTTTGGAACAGCAGCTCGTAAAAGTGCAGAAAGTGATAATGCACGTGGTATTATTCAATCTGCATTAAAGAAAACCTTTGCTCCGGAATTTTTGAACAGAATTGACGATGTGATTGTATTCAACGCATTAGAAAGAGAAGATATTCATAAAATAATCGATATTGAACTTGCTAAATTATTTGCTCGAATTGAAGATTTAGGATACCACCTTAACCTTAGTGATAAAGCAAAAGACTATATTTCAGACAAAGGATTTGATAAAGAATATGGCGCACGACCGTTGAAGCGAGCAATTCAAAAATATATAGAAGATCATCTCGCTGAAGAAATAGTGAACAGTCAGCTTCAAGAAGGTGATACGATCTTTATGGATCTTGATGAGAAAAAGAATGAATTAATCGTAAAGATTGAGAAGCCCTCTAAAGAAGAGGAAGAAGAATCTAAAAAAGAGTAA
- the gyrA gene encoding DNA gyrase subunit A, protein MADGEKLIPINIEDEMKSAYIDYSMSVIVSRALPDVRDGLKPVHRRVLYGMYELGVLSNRGYKKSARIVGEVLGKYHPHGDTSVYDTMVRMAQEWSLRYMMVDGQGNFGSVDGDPPAAMRYTEAKMRKISEEMLADIDKETVDTQLNFDDTLSEPTVLPTKIPNLLVNGASGIAVGMATNMPPHNLTEVVDGTIAYIENNDIEIDELITHIKAPDFPTGGIIYGYDGVKDAFHTGRGRIKIRGRVRIEEVKGRECIIVDELPYQVNKADMIKKTADLINDKKLEGISMIRDESDRNGMRIVYILKRDAIPNIVINKLYKHTALQSSFSVNNIALVKGRPQLLNVKEMIHHFVEHRHEVVVRRTTYELRKAEERAHILEGLIIASDNIDEVIALIRSSSNGEEARAKLIERFELSEIQARAIVEMRLRQLTGLEQDKLRNEYSDLMETITDLKDILAKKERRMDIIKEELQEVREKYGDDRRSQIEYAGGDLSIEDMIPDEQVVITISHAGYIKRTSLTEYKTQNRGGVGQKASTTRDEDFLVDLFVGTNHQYMLFFTEKGKCFWMRVYEIPEGSKTSKGRAIQNLINIEQDDNVKAVICTQDIKDEEYINSHYVIMCTKKGVVKKTSLEQYSRPRSNGINAITVRDGDTLLEAKLTTGDSHVMLGLKSGKAIRFDESKTRPMGRNASGVRGIRLSNDEDEVIGMVAVNDMDSNILVVSEKGYGKRSSLDDYRETNRGGKGVKTISVTEKTGGLVALKNVSDEDGLMIINKSGVAIRMKVADLRVMGRATQGVKLINLKGSDSIAAVAKVVNEEGENDEDEETSEIVDTENTDGTTVATDDSEE, encoded by the coding sequence ATGGCAGATGGAGAAAAGTTAATCCCGATTAATATCGAGGATGAAATGAAGTCAGCATACATCGATTACTCGATGTCAGTCATAGTGTCACGAGCACTGCCAGATGTGCGAGATGGACTAAAACCAGTACATAGAAGAGTTTTATACGGTATGTATGAACTAGGTGTACTTTCTAATAGAGGTTACAAAAAAAGTGCAAGAATCGTAGGAGAAGTCCTCGGTAAGTATCACCCACATGGTGATACATCTGTATATGATACCATGGTACGTATGGCTCAAGAGTGGTCATTGCGCTACATGATGGTAGACGGTCAAGGTAACTTTGGTAGTGTCGATGGAGATCCACCGGCTGCCATGCGTTACACAGAAGCAAAAATGCGCAAGATATCTGAAGAGATGCTTGCAGATATCGATAAAGAAACGGTAGACACGCAATTAAACTTTGATGATACCTTATCTGAGCCTACCGTTCTACCTACAAAAATCCCTAATCTCTTAGTCAATGGAGCTAGTGGTATTGCAGTAGGTATGGCGACTAATATGCCACCTCATAATTTAACTGAGGTAGTAGATGGAACGATAGCCTATATTGAAAATAATGACATCGAGATAGATGAATTAATAACACACATCAAAGCACCAGATTTTCCTACAGGTGGAATTATTTATGGTTATGATGGAGTTAAAGATGCTTTTCATACCGGACGTGGTCGTATAAAAATACGTGGTCGCGTGCGCATTGAAGAAGTTAAAGGCCGTGAGTGTATCATAGTGGACGAGCTTCCATATCAGGTAAACAAAGCTGATATGATCAAGAAAACAGCTGATCTTATTAACGATAAAAAGTTAGAAGGAATCTCTATGATAAGAGATGAATCTGACCGTAACGGTATGCGCATCGTTTATATTTTAAAGCGTGATGCCATTCCTAACATCGTTATCAATAAGTTGTACAAGCATACGGCGCTTCAATCTTCTTTTAGTGTTAATAACATTGCTCTTGTAAAAGGACGTCCTCAACTTCTTAATGTTAAGGAGATGATTCATCACTTTGTCGAGCACAGACATGAAGTAGTTGTAAGAAGAACTACTTATGAGTTGCGCAAAGCAGAAGAAAGAGCTCACATCTTAGAAGGATTAATTATCGCGAGTGATAACATCGATGAGGTGATTGCTTTAATAAGATCTAGTAGCAATGGAGAAGAAGCTCGTGCTAAATTGATTGAACGTTTTGAGTTGTCAGAGATTCAAGCTCGTGCCATCGTAGAAATGCGATTGAGACAGCTTACAGGTCTTGAGCAAGATAAACTGCGCAATGAGTACAGCGACTTGATGGAGACCATTACTGACTTGAAAGATATTCTTGCAAAGAAAGAGCGTCGTATGGACATCATCAAAGAAGAGCTTCAAGAAGTAAGAGAAAAGTATGGAGATGATCGTCGATCACAAATAGAATATGCTGGTGGAGATTTATCTATTGAAGATATGATTCCAGATGAGCAAGTGGTAATAACTATTTCTCATGCTGGTTATATTAAAAGAACAAGTCTTACGGAGTATAAAACACAAAATCGAGGTGGAGTAGGGCAAAAGGCGAGTACCACTAGAGATGAAGACTTCTTAGTAGATCTTTTTGTAGGTACGAATCACCAGTACATGCTATTCTTTACGGAGAAAGGAAAATGTTTCTGGATGCGAGTTTATGAAATTCCAGAAGGAAGCAAAACCTCAAAAGGTCGTGCTATCCAAAACTTAATAAATATCGAGCAGGATGATAACGTGAAAGCAGTTATCTGTACACAAGATATTAAGGACGAAGAATACATTAATAGTCACTATGTAATCATGTGTACTAAAAAAGGAGTTGTTAAGAAAACTTCTTTAGAACAGTATTCTAGACCTAGGTCAAACGGTATTAATGCAATTACTGTTAGAGATGGTGATACACTTCTAGAAGCTAAACTTACAACTGGAGATAGTCATGTAATGTTAGGTCTTAAGAGTGGTAAAGCCATACGTTTTGACGAGTCTAAAACTAGACCTATGGGTAGAAATGCCAGTGGAGTTAGAGGTATTAGATTATCAAATGATGAAGATGAAGTAATAGGAATGGTAGCCGTAAACGATATGGATTCTAACATACTTGTAGTTTCTGAAAAAGGATATGGTAAAAGATCCAGTCTTGATGATTATAGAGAGACGAATCGTGGAGGAAAAGGTGTAAAAACAATTTCGGTTACAGAGAAAACAGGAGGTCTTGTTGCGCTCAAAAATGTAAGCGATGAAGATGGATTGATGATTATCAATAAATCTGGAGTTGCTATACGTATGAAAGTTGCAGACTTAAGGGTTATGGGACGTGCGACACAAGGTGTTAAGTTAATCAACCTTAAAGGAAGTGACTCTATTGCTGCAGTTGCTAAGGTTGTTAATGAAGAAGGAGAGAACGATGAAGATGAGGAAACATCTGAAATTGTAGATACCGAAAATACAGATGGCACGACAGTTGCAACTGATGACAGTGAAGAATAA
- a CDS encoding tetratricopeptide repeat protein encodes MILFLAIGSIAFAQKKEMRKIEKAISKENFVEAQNIFRSIDENSVEEKYAATYNFYKAANYMDLTGKNPANLDVLRKAEAAVAKAKEAGYSDPVLEPMLEKMMLDRKFAIVSENLKSGNLETAATLLEEMYEKYPENLGLLYDLSNIRYSLKDYDKALEYYTILLDKKYDGVLTTYKAVKTNGEEQVFVSEKLRDLSVQSGSHSNPTESKSSSLLGDIVLKTVWIYVNQDNKSKGLEVYKQSVASNPDDISLKLAKADIYLTLGMMDEYKEAIENMGDDIKDPNVFINLGIDALKNEKYDSAITYFKSGLKLDPDNYVALVNIANSYINKGNSKGNTAEDQKKLYLLAIDNFRKAHVIKPEVKDITKTLVNLYEFLDMKEQAAEMKAKL; translated from the coding sequence ATGATCCTTTTTTTAGCAATTGGTTCTATAGCTTTTGCTCAGAAAAAGGAAATGAGAAAAATAGAAAAAGCAATATCTAAAGAAAATTTTGTTGAAGCGCAAAATATTTTTAGATCCATTGATGAAAACTCAGTAGAAGAAAAATATGCTGCAACGTATAATTTTTACAAAGCTGCAAATTATATGGATTTAACAGGTAAGAATCCTGCTAATCTTGACGTATTGAGAAAAGCAGAAGCTGCTGTTGCTAAGGCAAAGGAAGCTGGCTATTCTGATCCCGTTCTAGAACCTATGTTAGAAAAGATGATGCTAGATCGCAAATTTGCTATAGTTAGTGAAAATTTAAAATCTGGAAATCTAGAAACTGCTGCGACTCTTCTCGAAGAGATGTATGAAAAGTATCCAGAAAATCTAGGATTGTTGTATGATCTTAGTAACATAAGATATTCTTTAAAGGATTATGACAAGGCATTAGAATATTACACTATTTTACTAGATAAAAAGTATGATGGTGTATTAACCACTTATAAAGCCGTAAAAACTAACGGAGAGGAGCAAGTTTTTGTTTCTGAGAAACTTAGAGATCTATCTGTTCAATCAGGAAGTCACTCTAATCCTACAGAGTCTAAATCGTCTTCTCTTCTAGGAGATATAGTATTAAAAACGGTATGGATCTATGTGAATCAAGATAACAAGTCAAAAGGACTTGAGGTTTACAAGCAATCGGTAGCAAGCAATCCTGACGACATTTCATTAAAACTGGCAAAAGCTGATATTTATCTTACTTTAGGTATGATGGATGAGTACAAGGAAGCGATTGAGAATATGGGAGACGATATTAAGGATCCTAATGTTTTTATCAATTTAGGAATAGATGCACTGAAAAATGAGAAATATGATAGCGCCATAACTTATTTTAAATCAGGACTTAAATTAGACCCTGATAATTATGTTGCTTTGGTAAATATTGCAAATTCTTATATAAATAAAGGGAACTCAAAAGGTAATACTGCCGAAGATCAGAAAAAGTTATACCTTCTTGCAATAGATAATTTTCGTAAAGCTCATGTAATAAAACCAGAAGTAAAGGATATTACAAAGACCCTTGTAAATCTTTATGAGTTTTTAGATATGAAAGAACAAGCAGCTGAGATGAAAGCTAAGTTATAA
- a CDS encoding tetratricopeptide repeat protein, translated as MRNIFLISFTLSIAMFVHGQNINFNNVQIQLDKGEFSDVIEILSNFEAKTSLQNDQRAPLFYFLKAQAYQKLYENNVDIDLYFENSGAAYNKLFEIEKKRNATIYTNQARPLFDELIEIAVDKAVSFTKTRNFTEASTMLHDIYKIQPDNPDLLYFAASNATTGKDYDKALKYYEELRSLDHTGVRDLFYAKELSSGKQEQFTDKITRDLAIKSGTHSEPSESKTMSRLPEILKNLSWIYANKVGDFQKAIAVINEAIPLSPEDNSLLISKGNYYYQMGDKDKFLQVMETIVAKDPNDSDAHYNIGVVKQENKEIVEARIAFRKVLEIDPAYLNAAINLSKTYIDEASLLVDKMNLLSDDPSDDKKFESLQAQQIELYKKSIIVLERISNKHPQSIPVLKQLVGLYSFLGQDTKLEIVKSKLDQLEN; from the coding sequence ATGAGAAATATATTTTTGATAAGTTTTACCTTAAGTATAGCCATGTTCGTGCACGGTCAGAACATAAATTTTAATAATGTACAAATACAATTAGATAAAGGAGAATTCAGTGATGTAATTGAGATACTCTCAAATTTTGAGGCTAAAACTAGTTTACAAAATGATCAACGAGCTCCATTATTTTATTTTTTAAAGGCTCAAGCTTATCAAAAACTATACGAGAACAACGTCGACATTGATTTGTATTTTGAAAATTCTGGTGCTGCATACAATAAACTATTTGAAATTGAAAAGAAAAGGAATGCTACAATCTATACAAATCAAGCAAGGCCCTTGTTTGATGAGCTTATTGAAATAGCTGTTGATAAAGCAGTTTCTTTCACAAAAACTAGAAATTTCACCGAGGCATCTACAATGCTCCATGACATTTATAAAATACAACCTGATAATCCAGATCTATTATATTTTGCAGCTTCAAACGCTACCACAGGGAAAGATTATGATAAAGCGCTTAAATACTATGAAGAATTAAGAAGCCTAGATCATACTGGCGTAAGAGATTTATTTTATGCTAAAGAACTCTCTTCAGGCAAGCAAGAGCAATTTACAGACAAGATTACAAGAGATTTAGCGATTAAATCAGGTACACATAGTGAGCCATCAGAGAGCAAAACAATGTCAAGACTTCCTGAAATTTTGAAAAACCTATCGTGGATATACGCAAATAAAGTTGGAGATTTTCAAAAAGCAATAGCTGTTATTAACGAGGCTATTCCGCTTAGTCCTGAAGATAATTCGCTTTTAATTTCTAAAGGTAATTATTACTACCAGATGGGTGATAAAGATAAATTTCTTCAAGTTATGGAAACTATAGTGGCAAAGGATCCTAACGATTCAGATGCGCATTATAATATTGGAGTGGTAAAACAAGAGAATAAAGAAATAGTGGAAGCAAGAATTGCATTTAGAAAAGTATTGGAAATTGATCCTGCTTATTTAAATGCAGCCATAAATTTATCTAAAACTTATATAGATGAAGCATCCCTATTAGTAGATAAGATGAATTTGCTCTCAGATGATCCATCTGATGATAAAAAGTTCGAAAGTTTACAAGCTCAGCAAATTGAGTTGTACAAAAAATCTATAATAGTATTAGAAAGAATTTCTAATAAGCACCCTCAAAGTATTCCTGTGTTGAAACAGCTGGTGGGACTTTATTCTTTCTTAGGTCAGGATACCAAATTGGAGATAGTTAAATCAAAATTAGATCAACTAGAGAATTAA
- a CDS encoding C40 family peptidase has product MKYGICPISIAPLRSETSDSSEMVSQVLYGETFKIIDTRKKWSRIRLSHDKYEGWIDNKQITEIESEQYHSILKGHKQFSRDLIGHITHNDMTLSTVTIGAQTSSCTFLNDQYSLNQPETISYDKSNLIENALLFLNAPYLWGGRTPLGIDCSGFTQLIYRMNGFDLLRDASQQATQGEVLSFIEESEPGDLAFFDNNEGAITHVGLIMSDNYIIHAHGKVRIDRLDQSGIFNVEKKVHTHKLRVIKKIL; this is encoded by the coding sequence ATGAAGTACGGTATTTGTCCTATTTCAATTGCTCCTTTAAGATCTGAAACCAGCGATTCTAGTGAAATGGTATCTCAGGTTCTTTATGGTGAGACATTTAAAATTATAGACACAAGAAAAAAGTGGTCTAGAATACGGTTATCTCACGATAAATATGAAGGATGGATCGATAACAAACAAATCACCGAAATTGAATCTGAACAGTATCACTCGATATTGAAAGGTCATAAACAGTTCTCGAGAGATTTAATTGGTCATATCACCCATAATGATATGACCTTGAGCACTGTTACCATCGGAGCACAAACAAGCTCGTGCACTTTTTTAAATGACCAATATTCATTAAATCAACCTGAAACAATATCCTACGATAAATCAAATCTCATTGAAAATGCACTTCTATTTTTGAACGCGCCTTATTTATGGGGTGGAAGAACACCATTAGGAATAGATTGCAGCGGCTTTACCCAGCTTATTTACAGAATGAATGGTTTTGATTTACTAAGAGATGCTAGCCAACAAGCAACTCAAGGAGAGGTACTAAGTTTTATCGAAGAATCTGAACCTGGAGATTTGGCTTTTTTTGATAATAATGAAGGTGCTATTACACACGTAGGACTAATCATGAGCGATAATTACATTATTCACGCCCACGGTAAAGTAAGAATTGATCGATTAGACCAAAGCGGTATTTTTAATGTAGAGAAAAAAGTACACACTCATAAACTAAGAGTAATCAAAAAAATACTCTAA
- a CDS encoding acetyl-CoA C-acyltransferase, whose product MRKAVIVSYARTPIGSFMGKLSSIPATKLGSIAITGALEKISLDPKMVDEVLMGNVVQAGTGQAPARQAALGAGISELTPATTVNKVCASGMKTIMMAAQSIALGDNEIVIAGGMENMSMIPHYVHMRNGQKFGPTTLIDGMQKDGLVDAYSQEAMGTCADLCATDHNFSREDQDAFAIQSYQRSKNAWESGKFENEVVPVSVPQRRGDALIVDTDEEFANVRMDKIPALRPAFSKDGTVTAANASTINDGAAALVLMSEEKAAELNLNVLATVIGYADAAQEPKYFTTAPAKALPKALDKAGVSLNDVDYFEFNEAFSVVGLANMKILGLNDKNVNVYGGAVSLGHPLGCSGARIVTTLLSVLKQEKGKIGAAAICNGGGGASAIVLQSS is encoded by the coding sequence ATGAGAAAAGCAGTTATCGTATCATACGCAAGAACACCCATAGGAAGTTTTATGGGGAAATTATCATCTATTCCAGCTACTAAATTAGGTTCCATAGCTATTACAGGAGCACTAGAGAAAATTTCTCTCGACCCAAAAATGGTAGATGAAGTATTAATGGGTAATGTCGTTCAAGCTGGAACAGGTCAAGCACCTGCAAGGCAAGCTGCTCTAGGTGCTGGAATAAGTGAACTTACACCTGCAACCACTGTAAATAAAGTATGTGCTAGCGGAATGAAGACAATTATGATGGCCGCTCAATCTATTGCTCTTGGAGATAACGAAATAGTTATTGCTGGAGGAATGGAAAACATGAGTATGATCCCACATTATGTACATATGAGAAATGGTCAGAAATTTGGTCCAACTACTTTGATAGATGGAATGCAAAAAGATGGCCTTGTTGATGCTTATAGTCAAGAAGCAATGGGAACTTGTGCTGATCTTTGTGCAACTGACCATAATTTTTCTAGAGAAGATCAAGATGCATTTGCAATTCAGTCTTATCAAAGATCTAAAAACGCATGGGAAAGTGGAAAATTTGAGAATGAAGTGGTGCCTGTTTCTGTACCGCAGAGACGTGGTGATGCTCTCATAGTTGACACAGATGAAGAGTTTGCAAACGTACGTATGGATAAAATCCCTGCGTTAAGACCAGCCTTTTCAAAAGACGGTACCGTTACTGCGGCAAATGCATCGACCATCAACGATGGCGCAGCAGCTTTAGTTTTAATGAGTGAAGAAAAAGCTGCTGAACTAAACTTAAACGTTCTAGCAACTGTAATAGGTTATGCAGACGCCGCTCAGGAACCAAAGTACTTTACTACTGCACCTGCAAAAGCGCTTCCAAAAGCACTAGATAAAGCAGGTGTTTCTTTAAATGACGTAGATTATTTTGAATTTAACGAGGCTTTTTCAGTTGTGGGACTTGCCAATATGAAAATTTTAGGTCTCAACGATAAAAATGTTAACGTTTACGGCGGTGCGGTATCTTTAGGACATCCTCTAGGATGCAGTGGTGCTAGAATTGTAACTACTTTACTAAGTGTATTAAAACAAGAGAAAGGTAAAATAGGAGCAGCAGCTATATGTAATGGGGGTGGTGGTGCTAGCGCTATTGTTTTACAATCGTCATAA